In Streptomyces erythrochromogenes, the DNA window GTATGAGTGGCGGCGTGCCGGACCGAGTGCCTCGTCCCACGGTGGCTGCCTCAGGGCCCCGGGAGCGCTTCGCGGGTGCCGAGCCGGCGGAAGACCTCGTGCGCCTCCTGCTCGAACTCGCGCGCCGTTGCGGTCCGGCCCTGGGCGAGTGCGGCGTGGGCCAGGTCCCGCAGGGTGCGCGCGCGCCACAGCGGCAGTTGCAGCTTGTCCCACAGTACGAGGGACTGTCGCAGGGTCTCGGTCGCCGTGTCCCAGTCGGACGCGGCGAGGTGCCACTCGCCCAAGGTGCGCAGGACGAGGGCTTCGCCGAACACGTCCTGACGCTTGCGGGTGATCTCCAGACACCGGTCGAGCCGCTGCCGGGGCTCGGTCGTCCGGCCCTGCCGGAACTCGACCTTGGCCAGCGACAGGCTCGCGTACATGACGCCGTAGGAGTCGTCCGTCTCCTCGAAGATGGCGAGGGACTGCCGCAGCAGGGCCTCCGCACCCGCCAGGTCACCCCGCGCCCGGTGGCACAGGCCCAGTGAGCGCAGGGCTAGGGCCTCGCCGTGCCGGTCCCGGGCGGTGACGTACAGGCGGTGGGCGCGGGAGATCGCCTCCCACGCCTCGTCGTCGCGGCCCTGCTCCCGGTGGACGAACCCGATGCCGTACAGCACATGGGCCATGGACGCGATGTCCTCCGGCTCCCGGTACTGTTCCAGCGCCGAGGTCAGCAGGGCCAGCGCCTCGTCGAAGCGGGCCTGTTCGCGGCGGGCCGCGCCCATGCCGGCCCGCGCGCCCGCGCAGCCCGTGCGTACGGACCGCTCCTCGAACAGACGCAGCGCCAGGGCGAAGAACGCGTACGCCTCGTCGAAGCGGTCCTGCTCCAGGCGGAGTTGGCCCAGACCGTTCAGCAGCCAGGCCTCGCCCTCGACGTCCCCGCCCCGGCGTACCGCCGCCAGGGCCACGTCGTGGGAACGGGACCAGGCGTCGAACTGGTTGTAGAGGGCCACGGATGCGGCCATGAGGGTGGCGGCGAGTTCGCGGGCGGCGTCGAACATTCCGTGGTCCGCGCAGTGGATGACGGCGGCCAGCAGACACGGCTGCTCGGCGGCGAACCACGCGGCTGGCTCGTCCGCCAGGTGGGCCGACGCCTCCGTCGGCGGGACCGGCTCGCCCGCTACCCGTGTCGGCCCGCCCGTAGCGGTGACGGGGAGGAGCCGTGAAGCGCCGCCCGGGCCGTGGGCCGCCGCGATGCGGGCCATGGCCAGCCAGCGGTCGACCAGTCTGCGGACCGCCGTCTCCCGTTCCTCCGGGGACTCGTCGGCCAAGCAGCGCTCCCGGGCGTACTCGCGCGCCAGGTCGTGGATCCGGTAGCGCGTCCTGCCCGTCTCGTCGGTGCCCACGACCTCCACGAAGTGGCAGTCGACGAGTTGTTCGACCACGTCCTCGGCGTCGTCCTCGCTCACGTCCAGGAGCGGCCCGGCGACCCACGCCGCGAAGTCGGGCAGATCCATCAGGGCCAGGCGGCGCAGGGCGCGCTGCTCCTGCTCGTCCAGGTCCGCGTAGCCCATTCCGAGGCTCGCGCGCACTTCCAGGTCGCCCGCCTGCAGTTCGTCCAGCCGACGGCGCTCGTCCCTCAGGCGCGACACGAGCCGTGCCGGTGTCCAGTGGGGGCGGGCGGCGAGACGGGCACCGGCGATGCGGACGGCGAGCGGAAGCCGACCGCACAGCGCGACGATCTCGGCGGCCCGGTCGGGATCCAGCGCGGGCCGGGTCGGACCGGCCACGCGGGCCAGCAGGTCCAGTGCCTCGGTTTCGGACGGCACCCCCAGATCGAGGTGGGCGGCGCCCTCCAGCGCGACGAGCCGGCGGCGGGCGGTGATCAGCACGGCCGAGCCGCCGCCGGGCGGGAGCAGCGGGCGCAGCAGGGCCTCGCTGACAGCGTTGTCGAGGACGAGCAGGACCCGACGGCGCGCGATGTGCGTGCGGTACAGCCCGAGGAGGTCCTCCTCGTCGCGCGCCGGGGCCTCCGGGTCCACCCCGAGGGCACGCAGCAGTCTGGCCAGGGCGTCCGCGGTCCGTACCGGCTCGGAGTCCGAGGCACGCAGGTCCACGAAGAGCTGTCCGTCGGGGAAGAGCGCGGCGGTGCGATGGCCCACGTGGACGGCCAGGGCGGTCTTGCCGGTGCCCGACCGGCCGGAGATCACCCCGATGCGCGGTGCGGTGCGCAGCGGGTCGCCCTCCCCGAGCAGGGCGGTCGCCCAGGCCGTCTGTGCCGTACGGCCCACGAAGTCAGCTGCATCGGGGGGAAGTTGGGTGGGCACCGGACGGCCGGTGCCGTCGTGGGACCGGTCGGCACGGCGGGTTGCCGGCATGTCCTCGCCCGAGCGCGGGGGAGCCGCCGCGGGTGCGTGCACGTGTCTCTTCCCGGCGAGCGCGGCTCTTGGGGCGGCCGGCGGCCCCAGCACCGTCGTGTCCGCCCGGAGCAGGGCGTGGTGCAGCGCGCGCAGTTCCGGGCCGGGGTCCGCGCCCAGTTCCGTACGGAGCAGCCGGCGGCCCTCCTCGTAGCAGCGCAACGCGTCGGGCATCCGGCCGGCGCGGAACAGGGCGGTCATCAGCTGGCCGCGCGGGCGCTCCCTGAGGGGGTGGGCGGCGACGTGGGCCACCAGTTCGGAGACGAGATCCGTACGACGGTCCAGGTCCAGTTCGGCAGAGAAGCGGAACTCCTGCGCCTCCAGCCGGAGTTCCCTCAGGCGCATGGCCTCGACACGGGCGAAGGACTGACCGAGCCCTTCCAGGGCGTCCCGGCCGCGCCACAGGCGCGACGCCGCTTGCAGGGTCTCGACGGCCTCCTCGGCCCGCCCGTCGACGGCCGCCTTCCGGCCGGCCGCGAACGCCTTCTCGAAGCAGCGGGCGTCCACGGCGGCGGGCGGGAACTCGGCGACGTATCCCGGTGTGCGGGTACGGATGGCCTCCGCGCCCTGCGTACCGGCCAGGGCCCTGCGCAGTCCGGAGACGTGCGACGCGACGAGCGCCCGCGCGGTGGCGGGCGGCTCCTCTTCCCAGACCAGGTCGACGAGCCGCTCGACGGACAGCACCTCACCGAGATGCACGACGAGAGCCGCGAGTATCGCGGTCGGTTTGGCGCCGTTCAGCGCGATCCTGTGTCCCCCGCTCAACACCTCGACCGGACCCAGAAGGCAAAGGTCCACCACGTCCCCCGATTTCACGTTCCGCATTCGGGGACAACGTGTCGGCCCCCACTGAGGTGCACGCCCTGCACCGGACCTCCGGTTTCACTGTTGGCGGATGTGGCGTAGGGGTGGCCGAAACCCCTCAGGTCTGCCCATGCGGGTGGCCCGTTCCCGGCGTTGCATGCGTTCTGCAGAGGATCTGCATCGATCCTGCAGCGCCCGCCTCGACGCTGTGAGCGTGACGGACATCATCCTGCTTTCGGACCCCCGGGTCGCCGCCACGCATGTCACCGACAACGGTGAACCCCTGGTCGACGCCCGGGAGTTCGCCGCGCTGCGGGTCGACACGCGGAAGACCGACCACGACGGCTCGTACGCCCATCTGCGGGCCGACGTGCTGCGCCGGCTCCTGCTCGCACAGGAAGCGCTGCCTGCCGGCATCCGCCTGCTGATGGTGGAGGGCTTCCGGCCGCCCGCCCTGCAGCGCCGCTACTTCGACGAGTACGCGGCGACGCTGCGCACGGCGCATCCGGACGCCGGACCGGACCGCATCCGCGAGCTGGCCAGCGCGTACATCTCACCCCCGGAGGTCGCCCCGCACGTCAGCGGCGGTGCCGTGGATCTGACGCTGTGCACCGAGGACGGTGCCGAACTGTCCCTCGGTACGGAGGTCAACGCCACCCCCGAGGAGAGCGAGGGCGGCTGCCGCACCGCCGCGCTCAACGTCGGCTCCCGCGCCCGCGCCAACCGGGCGGCGATGGGCCGGGCCATGGCGGCCGCGGGGTTCGTCAACTACCCGACCGAGTGGTGGCACTGGTCGTACGGGGACCGGTACTGGGCGCTCCTGACCCAAGCGCCGGCGGCCAAGTACGGTCCCGCCTCCCTGCGCCCGACCACAGCCTGAACCAGCCCGACCCCGGGGGGACACCGTGGAGAACACCTGCATCGCAACGACGACGACCACGTCGGCCGAGGCCTCCGAGACCAGCAAGCCGAGCACGAGCCCGGCGGCCCTCACCGACCACATGACCGCCGCCGAGTTCGACGAGGCGTTCACCGCCGTGATGCCGAGGCTGCGGCGCCGGCTGCTGGCTCTGACCGGCAATCCGCACGACGCCGACGACCTGCTGCAGGAGACGTACCTGAGGCTCTCCCGCCGGGCACGCGCCCACACCCTGACGCGTCAGCAGCAGCCGTACGCCTACACCTGCGCGGCCGCGCTGAACCTGCTGCGCGATCTGTGGCGGCACCCCTCGCGCCAGGAGCGCTGCACCGACCGGCTGCCGGAACGCGGCTGGGACGGCGGCTTCGCCGGCAGGGAGGCCGAGGCGGTGACGGCAGCGCTGCTGCGCGGGCTGTCCCCCAAGGAAGCGGCGGCCGTGATCCTGGTCGACATCGAGGGCCTGACCCATGACATGGCGGGGGAACGGCTCGGCGCACACCGCGGCACGGTGCAGCGCAACCGTATGCGCGGCCTCGCCAAGATCCGCGCCGCGCTCGCCGCATAGGAACCGGCCGCCGCACCGGCCGCTGCCGACCCGTACAGCACCTGCACACATCGCACCGACCACCCGAGGGGGAACCCATGCACCGTGCCCACCGCACACTCGCGACGGCGGGAGGGCTGCTGCTCGCCACCGCGTTGACCTGTACCGGTACGGCGACGGCCGCCGTACCGCCGGTCTCCTCGGCGGCCGCGGCCGCCGCCGACTGCCGTCCCCTGGCGGACGCGCCCGCCCAGGCGCAGGCGATCGTCAACGCGGCGTGCTCACAGATCGGGGTGCCGTACTCGTGGGGCGGCGGATCCGTCCACGGGCCGACGTACGGTCAGGACTATCCCGGCGGCGGCCCCGGCGCCCACGACAGCCAGGTCAAGGGCTTCGACTGCTCGCACCTGGTGCAGTACGCGGCCTGGCAGGGAGCGGGCATCGCCCTGCCCGAGGGGACGTGGAACCAGGCCCGGTGGAACGGCGCCACCGCCCGGTTCACCCGCGCCCAGGGAACCGCTCCGCTGCAGCCGGGGGATCTGCTGCTGTGGGGGTCGGACCCGGCCAACCTCGGCAGCGTCCACCACATCGCCGTCTACCTCGGCAACGGCAGGATGGTCGAGGCCCGGGAGTCCGGCACGCTCGTGATGGTCAGCGACGTACGGCTGGACTCCCAGTACGCGGGCGCCCTGCGCATCGCCGGCACCCAGCAGCCGCCTGCGGGCACCAAGCGGTTCATGACCTGGGGCACCCATGTGGGCCTCCGTCCCGATCCCGGCACCCAGAAGCCTCCCGTGGCCCGGCTGCCCGGCCCCACGGCCGTGGACGTGCTCTGCCAGGCACACGGGGAGACGGTCACGGCCGAGGGCTACACCAACGACGCCTGGTCGTACCTGCCCAAGTACAAGGCGTGGATCTCGAACATCTACATCAACGACCCGGCGGCCTGGCTGCCCGGGGTTCCCACCTGCTGACCCACCGCTTCCTCACCGCCTCTCACATCGCTCACATCGCTCACAGAGGAGACTCCGCCATGCGCGCACTCAAGCGCACCAAGTCCATCGGCCTGCTCGTCGCCACGGTCGCCGCGGCCGGGCTGGTCCCGCTCACGGCCGGCCAGGCCGCCGCCGCGCCCGCCGGCTACGCCGGATCCTGCCCGACGGCCGGCACGGTGACCCAGGGGTGGCACTCCGGCCACGACGGCGTCGACATCGCCAACAACCGTGGTACGCCGATCCACTCCGCCGGGCCCGGCACCGTCATCGTCTCCGGCACCGCCAGCGGCTACGGCCAGTGGATCCGCATCAAGCACGACGACGGCACCGTCACCGAGTACGGCCACATGTACGAGCGCCTCGTCTCCGTGAACCAGCGGGTGAGCAGCGGCCAGCTGATCGCACGCATGGGCTCCGAGGGCCAGTCCACCGGGCCGCACCTGCACTTCGAGGCGCACTCCTCCACGGCCAGCACCCGGGGCATGGACCCCGTCGCCTATCTGGCCGAGCGCGGTGTGAGCCTGCCGTGCACCCCGGGCAGCGGAACGCCCGGTACCAACTTCACCACCTGGGGCACATCGGTCCGGGTGCGCGCCGACGCCCGGCTGAACGCTGCGGTCGTGCGCACCCTGACCGGGCCGACTCCGGTCCAGGTCCAGTGCCAGAAGCGCGGCGACTCGGTCACCGCCGAGGGCTACACCAACGACGCCTGGTCCTACATCCCGGCGCTCGGCGGCTACATCTCCAACATCTACATCGACCACCCCGCCGCCTGGCTGCCGGGGGTGGGCACGTGCTGACCGGCGCCCTCACCGGCAGGAAGGGTGCCGCGGCGGCGGCTCTGGCCGCCGCGCTGCTCCTCTCCCCCGGCCTCACCCCGTCCGCGCGGGCCGCCGACTCGGCGCCGTGCACCCCCGACCGCAACTACGCGGGTACGTTCCTGTGCCAGATATGGGGCTCGAACGTCAATCTGCGGTCCGCCCCCGATCCCCAGGCCCAGGTCACCTCCACGTCGCCCCCCGGTGGCGTCCTCAGGGTTCAGTGCCAGGTCAAGGGCGGCCGTGCGACCTACGGCGACTACTGGCACACCTGGTGGGTCAAGACCCCGGCGGTGGGCATGGCCCCGTCCGCGTACATGAGCGAGATATTCCTCGTCGGAGGCGGCAACGACGAGCCGGACTCCGGTCTGCCGAACTGCTGAACGGCGGCCCGCACCGACCGGATGCCCCCGGGACCACGGCAGGTCCCGGGGGCATCCGCCTCCACTTCCCTCTCCACCCATTCCGAGGACGAACATGATGACCTTGAGCAGCACACGGATCGCGGTGCGGGCGGGCGCGCTGACCGCCGCCCTCGCCGCGTTCCTGTGCACCACCGCGACCGCGGTCTCCGTCGCCTCCGCCGAGTCCCCCTCTGCGCGTCCGGCGGCGGTTCAGGCCGACGTGCCCGCCGGGGTGACGGCGGGCGTCGCCGTCTTCGACCGCCAGACCGGCACCTTCACCGAACAGCTGAACACCGCCACACAGTTCAGGTCCGCGTCGGTGGTGAAGCTGCTGATCGCCCTGGACGTGCTCTGGAACCGCAGCCCCGACGCCCTGCCGGCCGCCGACCGGGGCCGGATCGACACCATGCTGCGCGGCAGCGACGACACGGCCGCGAGCACGTTCTGGTCGAACAACGGCTCGGGGGCGATCGTCGACCGGATGGTCACCCGGCTCGGCCTGACGGACACCGCCCGGCCGCCGTCCACCCACCCCGGCTACTGGGGCTACACGGCCCTCTCGGCCCGCGACACCGTGAAGATCTACCGCCATCTGCTGGACTCCGCCCCGGCGGCGACACGCGACTACATCCTCGGCGACCTGCGGCAGTCCACCCGCTGCGCCACCGACGGCTACGACCAGCACTTCGGCATCGCCGGCTCCTTCAACCGCCCCTGGGCCGTCAAGCAGGGCTGGTCGGGCTTCAGTTCGGGCGGCTGCACGGCACCGACCGCGACGACCGCGAAGGCCGCCGGGGCCGCTGAGTCCGCCGGGGAACCGGCGGGAACGGATGCCCGGACGCCGGCGGGCGCCGACGCCGTGGACCTCTCCCGTCCCGCACTGCACACGACGGGTGTGGTGGGCGCGGGCGACCGTTCCATCGTGGCGGTCTTCACCCTGCACCCCGGCGGAACGCCCTACGGCAAGGCCTACACGGACATCGGGCGGCTGACCCGTTCGCTGGACGTCCCCGGCGCCTCCCGCCCCGCCGGGACGTGGGTCGGCACCTGGGGCAGCGGGGTCCGGGTCCGCACCCAGGCGACGACCACCTCCGGCGCGATCACCACGCTGCCCGCCGGGGTCGAGGTCCTGGTCGGCTGCCAGAAGCGCGGGCAGCAGGTCAGCCAACCGCCCTACGTCAACGACTGGTGGGCCCAACTTCCCCAGTACGGCGGCTACATGACCAACATCTATCTCAGCGTGCCGGAGAACCAGGTACCCGGGGTGCCGGTCTGCTGACCGGGCTGCGGGAGCGGCCCTCGGCTCATACGGCGAGTGCCGACCCGCCGTCGCGTTGCGAGACGACCTTCGAACAAGGAGAACTGCGATGAACAAGCGTGCACTTGGCTCCCTGGCCGCGGCGGCGGCGATCACCGGCCTGCTGGGGGCGGCGCCGACGGCCTCGGCCGCAGAGGTTCCGCCGGGCTGCGACAAGGGCTACTTCTGCGTCTACTCGGGGGACTACGGGACGGGTCAGCTCGTCCTGAAGTCGGACGGCAACTGGTCGGGCAGCGTCACCGGCCGGTCCATCTTCAACAACGGCGCGCCCTTCCCCGGCCTCGACCACATCCAGGTCGAGTGGAAGGGCATCGGCCCCGGCACGGAGTGTGTCCACTACTACCCCGGCCCGGGCGACTACGGCATCAACTTCAACCACAACGCCGTCATCACCAAGGTGACGTGGCGCGGAGAGTGCTAGGTGTATTGCCTCGTCGGGTTGGGGACGCGGCCTGCGGGTGGTTCGCCTGCGAGTGCGGTGTGTCCGCGGTGGTGATTGCAGGAGCGGAGCCAGCCGGGGAACGCTTCGCGGCGTTCGATGTCTGACCGGTAGGGGCGGGCGTAGGCCCATTCGTCGAGCAGGGTGCGGTTGAAGCGTTCGACCTTGCCGTTGGTCTGCATCTGTTCTTCGCGCCGACGCGGGAGGAGGCGGCGTGGGGGCGGAGTGGATGGACGCGGATGGAGATCAGCCGGCCCTGCTGCTGGCGTTGAAGTCGTACCAGCGGATGGGCCGGTTCCCGAGGCCGGAGGAGTATCCGGCGGCGGTGGTCGACTTCGTGCGCCGCGCGGTGGAGCTGCCGGAGACTACGCCGGTTATGGTGGGTGGCCGTACGGCGGTGCGGAAGCGGCGGGTGGTGCATTCGTAGACCCTTGACGGCCTCGGTCTCCTGTCCCGGACCCGGGTGCGAAGCAGGCGTCTCAGCTCTCGGCGGGGGCGGCGGGCCGGCCTGCTTGCCGGGAATCGGATCGCCATCAACGGGGTTGGTGGGGGATGAGCCGTTGATTGGAGGGCCATGCGAGCGATTCAGGTGTACGAAGTGGGCGGTCCCGAGGTGCTGCAGGAGGCCGAGGTGGACCAGCCGCGGCCGGGTCCGGGCGAGGCGATCGTGGAGGTCGCCGCATCCGGGGTCAACTTCCTCGACGTCTACCACCGCGAAGGCCGGTACAGCCTCCCGCTGCCCTTCACCCCGGGCGCTGAGGGCGCCGGCACGGTCGTCGAAGTCGGACCCGGCGTCGCTGACGTCGCAGTCGGGGACCGGGTCGGTTGGGTGGAGATTCCCGGCACGTATGCCGAGCGGGCCGTCGTGGACTCCTCCCGGCTGGTGCCGCTGCCCGACGATATCGACTTCGAGACCGCCGCCGCCGTGCTCCTCCAAGGCATGACCGCGCACTATCTCGTCAAGGATGCCTACCCGGTTCAGGGGGGCGACACGGTGCTCGTGCATGCGGCCGCTGGTGGCATGGGGCTGCTTTTGACCCAGCTCATCAC includes these proteins:
- a CDS encoding AfsR/SARP family transcriptional regulator produces the protein MLSGGHRIALNGAKPTAILAALVVHLGEVLSVERLVDLVWEEEPPATARALVASHVSGLRRALAGTQGAEAIRTRTPGYVAEFPPAAVDARCFEKAFAAGRKAAVDGRAEEAVETLQAASRLWRGRDALEGLGQSFARVEAMRLRELRLEAQEFRFSAELDLDRRTDLVSELVAHVAAHPLRERPRGQLMTALFRAGRMPDALRCYEEGRRLLRTELGADPGPELRALHHALLRADTTVLGPPAAPRAALAGKRHVHAPAAAPPRSGEDMPATRRADRSHDGTGRPVPTQLPPDAADFVGRTAQTAWATALLGEGDPLRTAPRIGVISGRSGTGKTALAVHVGHRTAALFPDGQLFVDLRASDSEPVRTADALARLLRALGVDPEAPARDEEDLLGLYRTHIARRRVLLVLDNAVSEALLRPLLPPGGGSAVLITARRRLVALEGAAHLDLGVPSETEALDLLARVAGPTRPALDPDRAAEIVALCGRLPLAVRIAGARLAARPHWTPARLVSRLRDERRRLDELQAGDLEVRASLGMGYADLDEQEQRALRRLALMDLPDFAAWVAGPLLDVSEDDAEDVVEQLVDCHFVEVVGTDETGRTRYRIHDLAREYARERCLADESPEERETAVRRLVDRWLAMARIAAAHGPGGASRLLPVTATGGPTRVAGEPVPPTEASAHLADEPAAWFAAEQPCLLAAVIHCADHGMFDAARELAATLMAASVALYNQFDAWSRSHDVALAAVRRGGDVEGEAWLLNGLGQLRLEQDRFDEAYAFFALALRLFEERSVRTGCAGARAGMGAARREQARFDEALALLTSALEQYREPEDIASMAHVLYGIGFVHREQGRDDEAWEAISRAHRLYVTARDRHGEALALRSLGLCHRARGDLAGAEALLRQSLAIFEETDDSYGVMYASLSLAKVEFRQGRTTEPRQRLDRCLEITRKRQDVFGEALVLRTLGEWHLAASDWDTATETLRQSLVLWDKLQLPLWRARTLRDLAHAALAQGRTATAREFEQEAHEVFRRLGTREALPGP
- a CDS encoding M15 family metallopeptidase yields the protein MTDIILLSDPRVAATHVTDNGEPLVDAREFAALRVDTRKTDHDGSYAHLRADVLRRLLLAQEALPAGIRLLMVEGFRPPALQRRYFDEYAATLRTAHPDAGPDRIRELASAYISPPEVAPHVSGGAVDLTLCTEDGAELSLGTEVNATPEESEGGCRTAALNVGSRARANRAAMGRAMAAAGFVNYPTEWWHWSYGDRYWALLTQAPAAKYGPASLRPTTA
- a CDS encoding RNA polymerase sigma factor, with translation MTAAEFDEAFTAVMPRLRRRLLALTGNPHDADDLLQETYLRLSRRARAHTLTRQQQPYAYTCAAALNLLRDLWRHPSRQERCTDRLPERGWDGGFAGREAEAVTAALLRGLSPKEAAAVILVDIEGLTHDMAGERLGAHRGTVQRNRMRGLAKIRAALAA
- a CDS encoding C40 family peptidase, whose amino-acid sequence is MHRAHRTLATAGGLLLATALTCTGTATAAVPPVSSAAAAAADCRPLADAPAQAQAIVNAACSQIGVPYSWGGGSVHGPTYGQDYPGGGPGAHDSQVKGFDCSHLVQYAAWQGAGIALPEGTWNQARWNGATARFTRAQGTAPLQPGDLLLWGSDPANLGSVHHIAVYLGNGRMVEARESGTLVMVSDVRLDSQYAGALRIAGTQQPPAGTKRFMTWGTHVGLRPDPGTQKPPVARLPGPTAVDVLCQAHGETVTAEGYTNDAWSYLPKYKAWISNIYINDPAAWLPGVPTC
- a CDS encoding M23 family metallopeptidase; amino-acid sequence: MRALKRTKSIGLLVATVAAAGLVPLTAGQAAAAPAGYAGSCPTAGTVTQGWHSGHDGVDIANNRGTPIHSAGPGTVIVSGTASGYGQWIRIKHDDGTVTEYGHMYERLVSVNQRVSSGQLIARMGSEGQSTGPHLHFEAHSSTASTRGMDPVAYLAERGVSLPCTPGSGTPGTNFTTWGTSVRVRADARLNAAVVRTLTGPTPVQVQCQKRGDSVTAEGYTNDAWSYIPALGGYISNIYIDHPAAWLPGVGTC
- a CDS encoding peptidase inhibitor family I36 protein, which encodes MNKRALGSLAAAAAITGLLGAAPTASAAEVPPGCDKGYFCVYSGDYGTGQLVLKSDGNWSGSVTGRSIFNNGAPFPGLDHIQVEWKGIGPGTECVHYYPGPGDYGINFNHNAVITKVTWRGEC